Proteins encoded by one window of Aspergillus puulaauensis MK2 DNA, chromosome 4, nearly complete sequence:
- a CDS encoding DUF2841 domain-containing protein (COG:S;~EggNog:ENOG410PSMP;~InterPro:IPR021264;~PFAM:PF11001): MSGTSVSMDGPLDNLGSHHFALLYIDESGKLRFDASSSVANDCHSILSPEVTHSFLKAVAVSEDGMKLANSSEANYEAQSGRSASSPDSPGTPNFSRRSSISQLIDNNQKRKRASHEYVLPMSITCYPQTLLSIRNQGLLRKYYEKAFDSLQQTNCRILAKAYIKLVEPRKQVNYPYNGRKNIAGVPNQFDPEETKPGWWPAGVIHREPDHLRKPERIRLLVHILCELRESHSICVENLKEADQSIRRQIAPIERLQVLDEIYRVRGEEERYLNGNSDGQAVVSVSRVHLPDMADSQASLYSPAGSIHGSDNTSRDDVPDLESHTSVFPSSNISIGNTSFNRQQVEATSNAVPPVSIPPSAIPGAPTTWDACHPSIPVSTSLPPINPAMKHSHSDPAAAHYSLDFSTSIFPHHEPIPAFAMQSFPIEPYANLNPHMASHIPHQSSEHQNPPQTHATVMPLVRTPGPNLSGCPPPYYFDY, from the exons ATG TCGGGCACCTCAGTCTCGATGGATGGGCCCTTGGATAACTTAGGGTCTCACCATTTCGCATTGCTCTACATCGATGAAAGTGGCAAGCTGCGCTTCGACGCCTCTTCATCAGTTGCGAATGATTGCCACAGCATACTGTCACCTGAGGTAACTCATTCATTCTTGAAGGCAGTTGCTGTGTCTGAAGATGGGATGAAGCTTGCCA ATTCTTCCGAAGCCAATTATGAAGCCCAGAGTGGGAGAAGCGCATCCTCCCCGGATTCGCCGGGGACCCCTAACTTCAGCCGCAGATCCTCTAT TTCCCAGCTTATTGACAACAACCAGAAACGAAAGCGGGCATCGCACGAGTATGTGCTACCGATGAGCATAACATGCTACCCGCAAACACTACTTTCGATTAGGAACCAAGGTCTTCTTCGAAAGTATTATGAAAAAGCGTTTGACAGTCTACAGCAGACCAACTGTCGCATTTTAGCAAAAGCCTATATCAAGCTTGTGGAGCCACGAAAACAAGTTAACTACCCGTACAATGGCCGCAAAAACATTGCCGGTGTCCCCAACCAATTTGACCCTGAAGAGACAAAACCCGGCTGGTGGCCAGCTGGCGTTATCCATCGCGAGCCAGATCACCTCCGGAAACCAG AGAGAATCCGCCTCCTTGTGCACATTTTGTGTGAACTCCGCGAGAGTCACTCGATCTGTGTCGAGAACCTCAAAGAAGCAGACCAGTCCATCCGTCGCCAGATCGCACCCATAGAGCGTCTTCAAGTGCTAGATGAAATCTATCGGGTCcgtggagaagaagaacggtACCTCAATGGTAACTCTG ACGGGCAAGCAGTTGTAAGCGTCTCTCGCGTACATCTTCCCGACATGGCAGATTCCCAAGCATCGCTTTATTCGCCTGCTGGCTCTATTCACGGATCCGACAACACGTCTCGTGACGATGTACCCGACCTGGAGTCTCACACCTCTGTGTTCCCGTCCTCAAACATCTCCATTGGCAATACATCATTCAACCGGCAGCAAGTTGAAGCGACTTCAAACGCCGTCCCTCCAGTCTCCATTCCTCCGAGCGCCATCCCTGGAGCCCCAACTACATGGGACGCATGCCATCCCTCAATACCAGTATCAACGTCACTGCCACCAATCAATCCCGCCATGAAGCATTCCCATTCAGATCCGGCCGCAGCCCATTACAGCCTTGACTTTTCTACATCGATCTTCCCGCACCACGAGCCGATACCAGCCTTCGCTATGCAATCATTTCCCATAGAGCCGTACGCGAACCTGAATCCTCATATGGCCTCTCATATCCCCCACCAGAGTAGCGAGCATCAAAATCCACCGCAAACTCACGCCACGGTCATGCCCCTTGTGCGTACCCCAGGGCCTAACTTAAGCGGCTGTCCTCCTCCTTACTACTTTGACTACTGA